CCCACCGACCGCGCCGACCGTGAGGAGTCGATCGCCGGCTTCCTCGCCGGGCACGGCTACGAGGACGTCATCGCCCCGGTCCCCGCGCCGCCCGCGGCCGGCCGGGTCCGCTTCGAGCGGGTCGAGGGCTTCGGCATGCCGGCGCCGGGTGCCGACGCCGTCGAGAGCGTCCAGGCGGAGGTCGAGCGCGTCGTCGACCTCGTCATCGAGCACGCGCTCACCACCCCCGACCGGTCCCTCGCCGTCGTCGCGCTCAACGCACGCCACGCCGACCGGGTGCGTGAGGCCGTGATCTCGGCCGTCGCCGGCAGCGCCGCGGTCGCCGAGTTCTTCGCGGCCGACAAGGACGAGCCGTTCGTCGTCGTCGACGCCGACGGCGCGGGAGGTCTGCGGCGCGACACCGTCGTGCTCACCATCGGCTACGCGAAGACCCCGCACGGGCGGGTCCTGCACAGCTTCGGCGCCGTGAGCGAGCCGGACGGCAAGGCCTGCCTCATCGACGCGCTCGACGCCGTCCGGGAGAACCTCGTCCTCGTCTCGTGCCTCGGCCCGGGGGACATCGACCGGGACCGGCTCCACCAGTCCGGCCCGCTCCTGCTCGCCGACCTCATCGACTGGGTCGCGCAGCCCCACGGCGGCGCGACCGCGGCGCAGGACGTCGCCCCCGACCCGCTGCTCCTCGACCTCGCCGAGCGGCTGTGGCGCCTCGGGCTGACCGTGGTCCCGCAGTACGGCGTCGAGGGCGGGGTCCGCATCCCGCTGGCGATCGGCCACCCCGAGCTGCCCGGTGAGCTGCTCCTCGCCGTGCTCACCGACGATCCCGCCTACATCGCCGAGCCGAACCTGCGCCGCCGTGAGCGGCACTGGGTCCAGCGCCTCGTCTCGCGCGGGTGGCGCGTGCACATGGCGTTCTCCACCGCCGTCTTCGCCGACCCGCAGGGGGAGGCCGAGACGATCCTCGCGACCGTCCTCGACGTCGTTGATGCCCGGCGGCGGGCCACCGAGCCCGTCGGCGCCCGGGTCGCGCCCCCGACCGACCTCGAGGACGACGACGCCGACGACGGGTACGCCGCCGTCGGGTCCGAGTCCGAGTCCGAGTCCGAGTCCGGTGCCGAGGACCTCCCGCGTGAGCGGGGGACCCGCCCGGAGGTCACGCCCGGGCTGCCGATCGGCGCCTACTCCGACGACGAGCTCGACGACCTCGCCGCGTGGATCGACTCCGACGGCGTGCCCCGTGATGACGAGGCGATGATGGCCGCCCTGCGCGAGGAGCTCGGGCTCACCCGGCGGGGCGTCGAGGTCGACACGGTGCTGCGCACCGTCGCCGCCCGGCGATGACCCGCGGACGGCACCGGCGGGTCGTCGCCCCGCCGACCCGCCTCGGGGCGAGCGAGGAGGGGGACCTCACGCCTGCCGGAGGGCCGGCCGTGCAGCCCAGGCAGGTGCGCCGCCCGCAGGCACCCGCGGCGGCTCCCGAGCCGCCGTCGACACCGGTGCTGCCCACGCGGGCGCGTGAGGACACCGACGAGGCGTGGGGGGACCGGCCCGAGGGCTCGGACGACGCCCGCTTCCTGCGCGACAAGCCGCCGCACTGGCAGTAGCGGTCAGGGCCGGGTGGTGCCCTGCGTCTTGAGCAGGTCGCGGATCTCCTGGAGCAGGATGATGTTCTCGTCCGGGGCCTCGGGCTCGGGCTCCTGGCCGCGCTTGCGCCGCTCCTGGTACTTGTTCATCGGCACGACGAAGATGAGGTAGACGACCGCCGCCGTGATGAGGAAGACGATGACGGCGTTGATGATCTCCGACAGGTTGACGTAGGTGTCGGGGCGGTCGGAGAGGATGAAGAAGCCGAGGCCGGAGGTCTCCGCGCCACCCGTGGCATTGAGCACCGGGGTGATGATCGCGGAGACGACCGTGTTGACGATCGCTGCGAAGGCGCCCCCGATGACGACCGCGACGGCGAGGTCGACGACGTTGCCGCGCATGATGAACTCTTTGAAACCCTTGAGCATGGTCCGCGCTTCCTCTCGGATTGGGGCCGTGGCACCCCGGGCCTCGGCAGCGTAGCGCGGGCCTGGGCGGGGTCGCAGCGGCCGAACGGTCATTCGGGCGGATCGGTCCCCGCATCGCCCACCACGGGCGAGGCAGGTCGTCCGTCAGCCCGGCAGGACGACGCGCAGCGGCGCCCAGGCGCTCGCGCCGACGACCGCGGGGGCCGCCGCGCGGGGCAGCGCGACGAACAGCAGCGGCGAGTCCTCCTGCCCGCCGAGCAGCCCGCCGGCGGCCCCGTCGTCCCGCGCGAGGACGAGCGCCCCCGCCGCGACGACCCGGGCCGCTCCCTCGCTCGACGTCGCGTCGGCGGTCGCGGCGAGCAGGTCCACCCGGTCGCCCGGGCGCAGGGTGCGCGCCGCCGCGGCGTCGGCGACCCGCACCGGCACGACGACCTCGCCCGCGGCGACGCCGTCGGCGAGCCCCGGACCGACGAGCACCTGCGCGGCGAGCGGGAACCCCGCGGGCAGGGCGACGGCCATCCGCTCCCCGGCGACCTGCGGTGGGGCACGCAGCATCCCCGGCGACACGAGGTCGCGCGGGAGCGCGGCGGTCCGCACGTCGCCCTCGGAGAGCGCGGTGCCCGCCGCCACGTCGCGGGTGAGGACGAGCACCTCGAGGGTGGGTGGGGGAGCGGGACGCAGCTCCCCGACTACCGTCCAGGCGCCGGTGGCGAGGGCCGCGACGAGCAGGGCGTGGCGCCAGCGCCACAGCAGGCGGCGCAGGCGGGCGGTGCGCCGCCGGGACGGGGGGACGGGAGCCATGGCGGCGACGGTAGGGACCGCGCGTGACCGCCGCCCCGCCGGGCTCCTCGACTGTGGACGCGGGACCCGCCGGTGCCCGTTGGGGACAGGTCCCGCCGGGGCGCGGGCGAGCCGGCGCGCCGCCACACCGGGGAGCACCGCAGGCCTCTCGGGCGTCGGCCGATGCGGTTACCCTCGGACTCGTGCGTGGCTCCAACCTCATCCAACGTCTGGCGATCGTCGTCGCCGCCGTGCTCGTCGTCGTCCTCGTCGCAGGGGTGGCGCTCGCAACGGTGCTCACGCGTCGTCCCCTGCCCGAGTACTCGGGCGACTCGACCCTGCGGATCCTGTCCACCGACGTCGAGGTGCTACGCGACGAGCGCGGCGTCCCGCACATCTACGCGGACACCGACGCCGACCTCATGCGCGCCCAGGGCTACGTCCACGCGCAGGACCGCTTCTTCGAGATGGACTACCGCCGCCACGTGACCGCCGGGCGCGTCTCCGAGCTCGTCGGGGAGAACGACGCCGCGCTCGCGGCGGACCAGGTCATCCGCACCCTCGGCTGGCGCCGCGTCGCCGAGCAGGAGTGGGACCTCCTCAGCGACGAGACCAGGGCCCTGTACGACGCCTACGCCGAGGGCGTCAACGCCTACCTCGACACCCGCGAGGCGAGCCAGCTCGGCGTGGAGTACACCGTGCTCGGCCTGGTGACCGAGCTGCGCGAGATCGAGCCGTGGACGCCGGTGGACTCCCTCGCCTGGCTCAAGGCCATGGCGTGGGACCTCGGCGGGAACTACGACCAGGAGCTCGGCCGCGCCACCGCCGTGCGCGCCCTCGGCGGCGACGTCGCCCGGGTCGAGGAGCTCTACCCCGCCTACCCCGGGGAGCAGAACCTGCCGATCCTGCCGCCGGCGGACGCCGTGGCGACCCCGACCGTCGAGGACGCCTCGTGGGAGGAGGTCCCCGCCGGCGCCGTCGAGGCGGTCGACGCCGCCTACGCCGCCCTCCAGGCCACGCCCCGTCTGCTCGGCGAGGGGGACGGCATCGGCTCGAACTCCTTCGCGGTCTCCGGCGCGCACACCGCCTCGGGCAGCCCGGTGCTCGCCAACGACCCGCACCTCGCCGTCAGTGCCCCCGGCATCTGGCACCAGGTCGGGCTGCACTGCCGCGAGGTCACGACGCTGTGCACCTTCGACGTCGCAGGCTTCGACTTCGCCGGCATGCCAGGCGTCATCATCGGCCACAACGCCGAGCTCGCGTGGGGGCTGACCAACCTCGGCCCCGACGTCATGGACTTCTTCCTCGAGCGCGTCTACGACGACGGCACCTACCTGCGCGGTGGGGAGCGGGTGCCGCTCACCCGGCGCACCGAGACCATCCGCGTCAACGGCGGCAGCGACCTCTCGCTCAGCGTCGCCGCGACCGCCCACGGGCCGATCGTCTCGGGGATCCTGCCCGACACGGCGGCCGCGAACAACGCCCCCGTGCCGGACGGCTCGCCCTCCCCGGGCTTCGGCGGGTACGCCGTCGCGCTGTCGTGGACGGCGCTGACCCCCGGCCGCTCGGCCGACGCGATCTTCGCGCTCAACCGCGCGACGAACGCCGAGCAGATCGCCGCGGCCGCCGCCCTGTTCGACGTGCCCGCGCAGAACATCGTCTTCGCGACGACGAGCGGGGACATCGGCTACCAGGCGCCGGGCCGCATCCCGGTCCGCCAGCACGTCGAGGACGGACCGGTCCCCTCCGACGGCACCTGGCCCCGCCCCGGCTGGGACGGTCGCTACGACTGGGCCGGGTACGTGCCGGCCGAGGACATGCCGCGCGCGCTCAACCCCGAGGAGGGCTTCATCGTCGCGGCCAACCAGGCCGTCCAGCCCGCCGGCGTGGGCCCCTTCCTCACCGAGGACTGGGACTACGGCTACCGCTCCCAGCGGCTGCGCGAGCTCATCACCGGCGCGATCGCCGAGGGCACGCCGATCGACGCCGAGTGGGCCAACGCGGCGATGAACGACGAGGCGAGCCCCTACGCCGCCCTGCTCGTCCCCGCGCTGCTCGAGGTCCCCGTGGAGGACCCCTTCGTCGGCGAGGCGGTGAGCCTGCTCGCGGACTGGGAGCAGGCGGACTACCAGCAGGGCGACGACTCCGCCGCCGCGGCCTACTTCGCGGCGGTGTGGGCCAACCTCCTGGACCTCACCTTCGCCGACGACCTCCCCGAGGCGCTCGCGCCCGAGGGAGGCAGCCGGTGGCTCACCGTGGTCGACCAGCTCCTCGACGACCCGACCAGCCCGTGGTGGGACGACCGCCGCA
Above is a genomic segment from Georgenia wutianyii containing:
- the mscL gene encoding large conductance mechanosensitive channel protein MscL — encoded protein: MLKGFKEFIMRGNVVDLAVAVVIGGAFAAIVNTVVSAIITPVLNATGGAETSGLGFFILSDRPDTYVNLSEIINAVIVFLITAAVVYLIFVVPMNKYQERRKRGQEPEPEAPDENIILLQEIRDLLKTQGTTRP
- a CDS encoding penicillin acylase family protein, producing MRGSNLIQRLAIVVAAVLVVVLVAGVALATVLTRRPLPEYSGDSTLRILSTDVEVLRDERGVPHIYADTDADLMRAQGYVHAQDRFFEMDYRRHVTAGRVSELVGENDAALAADQVIRTLGWRRVAEQEWDLLSDETRALYDAYAEGVNAYLDTREASQLGVEYTVLGLVTELREIEPWTPVDSLAWLKAMAWDLGGNYDQELGRATAVRALGGDVARVEELYPAYPGEQNLPILPPADAVATPTVEDASWEEVPAGAVEAVDAAYAALQATPRLLGEGDGIGSNSFAVSGAHTASGSPVLANDPHLAVSAPGIWHQVGLHCREVTTLCTFDVAGFDFAGMPGVIIGHNAELAWGLTNLGPDVMDFFLERVYDDGTYLRGGERVPLTRRTETIRVNGGSDLSLSVAATAHGPIVSGILPDTAAANNAPVPDGSPSPGFGGYAVALSWTALTPGRSADAIFALNRATNAEQIAAAAALFDVPAQNIVFATTSGDIGYQAPGRIPVRQHVEDGPVPSDGTWPRPGWDGRYDWAGYVPAEDMPRALNPEEGFIVAANQAVQPAGVGPFLTEDWDYGYRSQRLRELITGAIAEGTPIDAEWANAAMNDEASPYAALLVPALLEVPVEDPFVGEAVSLLADWEQADYQQGDDSAAAAYFAAVWANLLDLTFADDLPEALAPEGGSRWLTVVDQLLDDPTSPWWDDRRTVNLVESRDEILLQALTAARNELTQTLGKDPGDWQWSRLHVVAPRHAVLGADVPAPVRWFANPSAVGVGGGSSIVNATGWDASADVDGRRDYGVTSIPSMRMAVELGDLDQSVWVNFTGVSGHPASEFYDDQMAAWAAGETFPWPFTRAAVDEATTVTRTLRAPG
- a CDS encoding RcpC/CpaB family pilus assembly protein, which translates into the protein MAPVPPSRRRTARLRRLLWRWRHALLVAALATGAWTVVGELRPAPPPTLEVLVLTRDVAAGTALSEGDVRTAALPRDLVSPGMLRAPPQVAGERMAVALPAGFPLAAQVLVGPGLADGVAAGEVVVPVRVADAAAARTLRPGDRVDLLAATADATSSEGAARVVAAGALVLARDDGAAGGLLGGQEDSPLLFVALPRAAAPAVVGASAWAPLRVVLPG